Within Brachyhypopomus gauderio isolate BG-103 chromosome 4, BGAUD_0.2, whole genome shotgun sequence, the genomic segment CCTCTTCTGTCAAGACAAAAGACAGAGCCAGGGGTTAGTCATAGCCCAAACGCAGAGCCCGGGGTTAGTCTTAGCCCAAACGCAGAGCCCGGGGTTAGTCTTAGCCCAAACGCAGAGCCCGGGGTTAGTCTTAGCCCAAACGCAGAGCCCGGGGTTAGTCTTAGCCCAAACGCAGAGCCCGGGGTTAGTCTTAGCCCAAACGCAGAGCCCGTTAGTCGTAAGCAgtgaccagttccctaactgcAGGCTCAGACGTGGCCTGGCACCGAGACTGTACCTGTCTGTAGAGGTTTGCTCTGCATGTGTGGTTTACAGTAGGTGGCCTTGGTCATGGTGAGGGGCTTGCAGAGGACGGCCTTGTTCTTCACGTCCTTAAGAACCCCTCCTCCAGCGTACGACACAGGTCCCTGATTAatcagctggggggggggggggggtgtttgggtgtcAGGAATTGCATTTCTACCTTTTTCCATAATCCACAAAtaacaaacaataaacaaacagaacacactGCACTGCTACCAACACTCACCGTAAGCTTAGACGTGTGGGTTTGCCCTGCAAATCCTATTGGATAAaatcaacaacaaaaaccaccaaTCACAACTTAATATTCCAACAGTAGAAGGGGGCAATTCTGAGGATTTCGTTAGCATGTGTGTCTTACCTAACAAGCTGTTCTCATCATCATTTGTGTCTTACCTAACGAGCCGTTATCATCATTCGTGTCTTACCTAACAAGGTGTTCTCCGGTCCTTTTTGGGTTGCCATGTTGGGCTGGTTTTGTTGGCAGTAGAAGCGAAGGAGACACTGCTGGTCACAGAAGTGCTTCATCTCAGCACGCCACTGCACCGACTCCGTCAGGTTCCCCTGCAGCTTACAGCAGTCACATCGCGCCGCCTAGTGGACAAGCAGGGGAAACGCACGCATAAACTTCAGGCCACCAACCATCCTGCAAAAGACTTGAAACAAGGCATGAAACACGGGCGCTCTGTCCTCATAATACAAGAAGTATCAGCACCACAGCTCTGAATGTGAACAGCAGTTAGGTTCTAATCATTGGACAGCTATGAAACAACCAACGCCCTGAAGACCACCGTAAAGCGGACATTTGTGTCTGCTGGACACGATCACCAGCTACAGCGGGGAGAGCAGACGTCCTTCAGACCTTGTAGTACCAGTCGTGAAACTTCTTGGCACAGGTGTCGCTGCAGAAGTCTCGGCTGACCCCGTCCATCTGCTTGGTGATGGACTTCTTGCACATCTGCGTGCAGTGGTTGCAGGTGACGCACTTCAGGCCCAGGCGTCGTGCAAAGTCTTGTTTGAACAACAGCTTACAGCCTGCAGGAACAAAGGAGAGAACGGGGTTGACTCCAACCCCACAGCTCCCCCAACTAAACCACACCGGCGTGTGCTGTATAGTCGTTGGAGAAGATACCTTCACTGCAGAAGGGTCGTTTCACCCCGGAGAACTTGACGGTCTCATGCAGGGTCTTTTCCTCCTGGCAGTACTCACAGAAGGTGACAATACAGTGCAGCTTCTTGTAGTCCTCACAACACGTTTTACTGCAGAACTGGTACACTTTGTCCTGAACAACAAGCAAGCCCATCAGGAACCAGTGCTACACAAACGTACGAGAGGCGTTTAATGGCTAAAGTTGGTGAGGGGTGTTGGGAGCCCTCACCTCCCACTCCAGGGTCTCCGGCTTCAGGCTGAAGGAACCCCGGCAGTACGAGCACTTCAGCTGCACGCTGGCTGCCGGAGAGGGGAGCTGGCCGTTGGGCGACGTCTGCGTGGCGGCGCTCTGTGAAAAAAACACCAGCAACACGCACGGTGGGACATTCAAACCAGCACGCACGGTGGGACATTCAAACCAGCACGCACGGTGGGACATTCAAACCAGCACGCACGGTGGGACATTCAAACCAGCACGCACGGTGGGACATTCAAACCAGCACGCACGGTGGGACATTCAAACCAGCACGCACGGTGGGACATTCAAACCAGCACGCACGGTGGACATTCAAACCAGCACGCACGGTGGACATTCAAACCAGCACGCACGGTGGACATTCAAACCAGCACGCACGGTGGACATTCAAACCAGCACGCATGGTGGACATTCAAACCAGCACGCATGGTGGACATTCAAAGTGGCAGGTCTCTCTGATGTCAGCTGGAACTTCAGTGATGTTCTGCTTGGGTGTAAATGTGGCTATAAAGGTTCTTACATTTGTGATGGCATAAACCCCCCCTAGCGGTCATTCCTCTTACAGCATGCAAGTATGTGGATGTAAAGGTCTATTCTCAGCACACGCATGCAGGGGTGTTTGTGGGGCATGTACCTGGAACTTTGTCACACACTGAGAGCTGCAGAAGTTTAAGACTTTGCCTTCAGGCAGGGTGGTCTGATACTGAGGTAAAGCGTTTCTCTTACAGAAATGACACGAAGGCTCAGGAACTACAAAACAGAGGGTGGCAGTCATTCCCAGCTACACAGGACCCAACACACTTCAGATGAAACATGATTGGCTCAGACACCGTTATGGACAATGAGTTTAGTACTAAATGAAAACTGCTTGCTCTGTACCCATGGTTACCAGTGTCTGTGGATTTCATGGCACTGTATAGCAGAGAACTCTACATAATTCTAGTATAAATGACTAATTACACTATAATCAGAAGATGTAAAGTAATTAATACACTTTAAAAACAAGGCCTAGCAGCAATTGCTTAATGTGTATTGGACCACATTAATTTCAGGTGTTTCTTTAAATGTTCAGGAACGTGTGGCCACACAGATAATTGTAGTTTAAATACATTAGTCATGAAAACTCAAATGAGACCAATGTGTTATTCAGGAGAATGTTGCATCATATAAAAATGAAGAGAGCCTGAATTCCTGAACACTGCTTAATTGTATTAGGAAGCTCTACTCGCACGCACATCTTCACGTTAGCAGAAAACGTGAAAGTGCTCTAAAGCCTTTGACTGATTTAAAGGAGCCTAGTGCTCTCCCTTTATCAGGCAAGGGTTCATCTACATCTCCAAGTGTCCTAGAAAGTCTCAACAGGCACATTTATACTTTAAAATACCCATTTTAATAAACTAAGCAGCAGTACTCACTCTGTACAACAGATGCGATTTTGGTTTTAGTCAAACAGCCCGTAGAACAGTACGGCTCCATGGTGCCACTAGGTCCGATGCCTTGGGTGACTTCAAACGACCTGCACATCGTCTTACATCCAGTACACTGGGTCATTTTCCCATTAGCCTTagggagaaaacacaaacaaaaccaaaaaaaaaccattCTGTTAAGCAACTCGGGACGCCAAACTTGAAACTTCACACACAGAAATTTATAAAAACATCCCCGTATGCCTTCTAGAAGATGCCATTTTGAATATTTGGGAATCAAAATGTGTGGAGGAAACTAGTCTTCGAGGGAACGGTACGGGAGGAGACCTCTGCCAGCCAGCAGCCGTGTCCCGGGAGGCTGGCCTACCTGCTTGTAGTCCCTGGTGCAGTTCTGACTGCAGAAGCGCTTCTGCTGCCCATCGATGAGTAAGAAGTGGTTAGCCGTGGCTCGGCTGGGCAGGTAGTTGCCGCACTGTTCACAGCAGTTCATGATGAGGCCGTTGGCCATACGGTAACGGTTAAAGCAGGCGTCGCTGCAGATCTTGTGGGTGACGTTCTTGAAGCTCACCTCATGCCGAATCTGAAGGAGACGCAcgcaccccccacccaccccaccacaaGAAGCTGTTCATACACGTCGTAACAACGTGAAAGATGCCATTTCACTTCACCCAAGTACAAGGTGCAGGACTCCCCCGTGACACGGCAACATCGCAAACAGCAGCAGGTCGTGGCCACACACAATTTACTGGGGATGTAAAACACCACTGGCCTGGTAAACTGTGGCCTGGGAGATGTGTACCGAGAACTAGAATACTATTTTATtggaaaaacaaagcaaaacttCAGGGACAAATCTGACCTCTGTGAGCTTTCCACAGACAGTGCACTTGGTTTTGAGAACATTCTTCGGAGGATTCTGTCTGTTTTCGTACGCAGCCAAACAGCCAGTGCTGCAGAACTCTTGGAAAGATTCGCTCGTGTCCACCTGAGCCACGATCGTCCCTTTCATACTCGTAATGTCCCTGGgtcgaagaaaaaaaaaaaagcacaaccGCCTCGTTCACACACGTTCATTACGGCAACCGTTTAGGCGAATGACACAAGCGCAACGTCACACACTCGGAATCTTACTTCTTGCACATGGTGCAACTCTTTTTGGGCGTGGGCTTGTGGGAGAAGGCGGAGAGGCAGGTGGTGGAGcagaacaggtgggaggagcctTTGCGCTGATAGGCCGTCTGTCCTTTCTTTAAGGGCTTCTTGCAGTTGGCGCAGGTGACCTTCATGGTGCGTGGCTGGGGCGGCGTCTGCTGCGACCCCGAGGACGACTGGCCCGGCGGTTTGGGGAGAGAGGCCGCAGGAGAGGGCGAGTCCACACCCGGCTGCTTCTGGTTGCGAGGGAAAGACGCTGACTGCGAGATCCAGGAGTCTAAGAGGAAACGAATCTCATTTCAGCTTGACTGAAAGTTTCTGGGGTTTCTAAAAAAGATACAAAGTCGAATGTTTTTCTGGAATGCTGCTGAAGGAGAGAAATAGACCGAATTATTCAATTAGCATTTTAGCACAAACTAATCTACATGACGTCGTCCATTAAAATGCACGATGAAACTTCGAATGTACCCCAAATATCCAGACAATTGACTTAAAATGAAGGGATCACTGCAACAGAAGAGTGTAAGACTGAAGTGTGGTTAGCTAAAGCCCATCAATGATCATTTCAAATAAGTGACATCCAGAACCCTTCCAAAATTCAGTCTGTCCACCCACTCGCTCCAGTGACTGGCTGAGGTCAGTCCTCACAAGACTTACATTATTGTAGATACCAGTTTtaaaagataagaatatttggaGTAAAATATTCATATTTCCCTTTGGCCATATGATGAACCTCATTGTGATAAATATATTATTTATGAACATTATCAGCTCAAGTAAAATTGGTTCAGCTACTAATAACATAGAAGGAAACAGGGGGGAAAATGTCTTATGTCACAAAAATGCTTTTATACATGGGTGCCTTCACCTGTATAGCCGCCCTAAACATGACTTGAATCCGAATACAACATCAACAAGTATTCTGATTTATTCAACCACCCACCAAACTAAAACAAAAGATATCCTACAGCAGCCATAAAGGCACTGGCTTTACTAGAGAACGGAAAACAAAATTCATGAATCAAAACGCCCTCGATCAGAGATGAAGGGAGGAAAGTGTCCTCCTGTTGCGTGCGTGTGGCACATGAAGTGCCTTAAAAAACCACGCCTGCATTATCGGGTCTCTGGTGTGCGCCTGCATTACCGGGTCTCTGGTGTGCGCCCGTCTCGCCGTTCTGCACGGGCTGCGTGGCGGACGTGGCACGTCCTGGGTTGAACGTGGGCGAGGGTCTGCTGGCAGGTCCTTGGTTCTGCTGGGCGTCTGGGTTCAGGCTGAACGCACTGCTGATCTGCAGACCGTTTTCCgtggcctcctcctcctcctctcccaggcTGGAGGCCGTGACCCCGTCCGCCTTCAGCGAGGTCACGCTCGTGATCTTGAGGTTCATGCCCTCTTGGTCATGTGCTTCTATCGAAGACGACAAGGCGACCTCAGACGAACACGTGCCTCCTAGCGTGGTGACGCTGGCGATTTTGATTTCCGAGTCAGGCTCCGTGCTGCTCAAAGCGCTCCCATCCGGACCAGGAaccagcgaggaggaggagggggaggaagacgcTCTCTGCTCAGAATCTTCCTCATCGTCTATCACGATGGGCTCGCTCTGGCTTTTGGGTGCCGTGGTTACGGTTGCCGCCGCAgctgtggaggagggtggagcagaCATCTTGGAGGACGGTGCCGCGCTAGCCGACTCCACACAGTCTGTGGTTTTGGCAGCAGCGAGTGCCTTGACAGGTGCTGCGGTGTCGGAGGGGGCTGGTGCCGGAGCGCCCCCCTGAGAGGACACTGGAGGCCCCTCCACTAGCACAACATCATCATCGTTATCCTCCAGAGCTTTGGGCAGGTCTGTTGTCATGGCACCAGTTCTACCTTGATACTGCCCATCTGAGGACAGATCTGTGGAGGGCGTGGTTTCCATAGACCCCTCCTCCCTtacggcctcctcc encodes:
- the zmym2 gene encoding zinc finger MYM-type protein 2 isoform X1, with the protein product MNTNNKVVTSEMDGDLEQRLDVEEAVREEGSMETTPSTDLSSDGQYQGRTGAMTTDLPKALEDNDDDVVLVEGPPVSSQGGAPAPAPSDTAAPVKALAAAKTTDCVESASAAPSSKMSAPPSSTAAAATVTTAPKSQSEPIVIDDEEDSEQRASSSPSSSSLVPGPDGSALSSTEPDSEIKIASVTTLGGTCSSEVALSSSIEAHDQEGMNLKITSVTSLKADGVTASSLGEEEEEATENGLQISSAFSLNPDAQQNQGPASRPSPTFNPGRATSATQPVQNGETGAHQRPDSWISQSASFPRNQKQPGVDSPSPAASLPKPPGQSSSGSQQTPPQPRTMKVTCANCKKPLKKGQTAYQRKGSSHLFCSTTCLSAFSHKPTPKKSCTMCKKDITSMKGTIVAQVDTSESFQEFCSTGCLAAYENRQNPPKNVLKTKCTVCGKLTEIRHEVSFKNVTHKICSDACFNRYRMANGLIMNCCEQCGNYLPSRATANHFLLIDGQQKRFCSQNCTRDYKQANGKMTQCTGCKTMCRSFEVTQGIGPSGTMEPYCSTGCLTKTKIASVVQIPEPSCHFCKRNALPQYQTTLPEGKVLNFCSSQCVTKFQSAATQTSPNGQLPSPAASVQLKCSYCRGSFSLKPETLEWEDKVYQFCSKTCCEDYKKLHCIVTFCEYCQEEKTLHETVKFSGVKRPFCSEGCKLLFKQDFARRLGLKCVTCNHCTQMCKKSITKQMDGVSRDFCSDTCAKKFHDWYYKAARCDCCKLQGNLTESVQWRAEMKHFCDQQCLLRFYCQQNQPNMATQKGPENTLLGFAGQTHTSKLTLINQGPVSYAGGGVLKDVKNKAVLCKPLTMTKATYCKPHMQSKPLQTEEDGLEGLVKELVPVPIPVPVYVPVPMNLYAQATPTPIAIPVPVPVPVFLPTTLQSAEQIVKTIDELKAKIPTDPLEADLLAMAEMIAEDDKKPDCSDMKCETSSGAVKRKRVKSESGSEEDEGEEEEEEDEEEDKYEPELDLEIDLPLASEPVPVLEGLDAEMGFTLPPVLADEREEAPRPVTRRRRGNKRRAVEEETSPCLSSCADASFPLDTRYGLNAWRRWAMTSPTQPDTDTKAVMSPTQPDTDTKGEELLRQVTPARLKGGLLSLSSAELNRALCWFVQQVRRPSGERYGPDSILYLCLSIQKYLQDKGRPDDLFNDPCYRLFGEELNRVLKDWQPSVLPDGSLWGRVEESCLWSSRQLGDHSASVLLRSLVYLNTKYFGLRTVEQHLRLSFANVYRPSTSKPHSHDTTVCIRVPSISQDQHEPTGSKRRRKEGGDSNFELDDSSRGSTHCPVRKQECRLYELYLSKCPESVRQRTDFFYVKSELSSDTEGALWFSSTPLEKRVLESVLTQVLLVKDIYRESSREEEGV
- the zmym2 gene encoding zinc finger MYM-type protein 2 isoform X3, with product MNTNNKVVTSEMDGDLEQRLDVEEAVREEGSMETTPSTDLSSDGQYQGRTGAMTTDLPKALEDNDDDVVLVEGPPVSSQGGAPAPAPSDTAAPVKALAAAKTTDCVESASAAPSSKMSAPPSSTAAAATVTTAPKSQSEPIVIDDEEDSEQRASSSPSSSSLVPGPDGSALSSTEPDSEIKIASVTTLGGTCSSEVALSSSIEAHDQEGMNLKITSVTSLKADGVTASSLGEEEEEATENGLQISSAFSLNPDAQQNQGPASRPSPTFNPGRATSATQPVQNGETGAHQRPDSWISQSASFPRNQKQPGVDSPSPAASLPKPPGQSSSGSQQTPPQPRTMKVTCANCKKPLKKGQTAYQRKGSSHLFCSTTCLSAFSHKPTPKKSCTMCKKDITSMKGTIVAQVDTSESFQEFCSTGCLAAYENRQNPPKNVLKTKCTVCGKLTEANGKMTQCTGCKTMCRSFEVTQGIGPSGTMEPYCSTGCLTKTKIASVVQIPEPSCHFCKRNALPQYQTTLPEGKVLNFCSSQCVTKFQSAATQTSPNGQLPSPAASVQLKCSYCRGSFSLKPETLEWEDKVYQFCSKTCCEDYKKLHCIVTFCEYCQEEKTLHETVKFSGVKRPFCSEGCKLLFKQDFARRLGLKCVTCNHCTQMCKKSITKQMDGVSRDFCSDTCAKKFHDWYYKAARCDCCKLQGNLTESVQWRAEMKHFCDQQCLLRFYCQQNQPNMATQKGPENTLLGFAGQTHTSKLTLINQGPVSYAGGGVLKDVKNKAVLCKPLTMTKATYCKPHMQSKPLQTEEDGLEGLVKELVPVPIPVPVYVPVPMNLYAQATPTPIAIPVPVPVPVFLPTTLQSAEQIVKTIDELKAKIPTDPLEADLLAMAEMIAEDDKKPDCSDMKCETSSGAVKRKRVKSESGSEEDEGEEEEEEDEEEDKYEPELDLEIDLPLASEPVPVLEGLDAEMGFTLPPVLADEREEAPRPVTRRRRGNKRRAVEEETSPCLSSCADASFPLDTRYGLNAWRRWAMTSPTQPDTDTKAVMSPTQPDTDTKGEELLRQVTPARLKGGLLSLSSAELNRALCWFVQQVRRPSGERYGPDSILYLCLSIQKYLQDKGRPDDLFNDPCYRLFGEELNRVLKDWQPSVLPDGSLWGRVEESCLWSSRQLGDHSASVLLRSLVYLNTKYFGLRTVEQHLRLSFANVYRPSTSKPHSHDTTVCIRVPSISQDQHEPTGSKRRRKEGGDSNFELDDSSRGSTHCPVRKQECRLYELYLSKCPESVRQRTDFFYVKSELSSDTEGALWFSSTPLEKRVLESVLTQVLLVKDIYRESSREEEGV
- the zmym2 gene encoding zinc finger MYM-type protein 2 isoform X2: MDGDLEQRLDVEEAVREEGSMETTPSTDLSSDGQYQGRTGAMTTDLPKALEDNDDDVVLVEGPPVSSQGGAPAPAPSDTAAPVKALAAAKTTDCVESASAAPSSKMSAPPSSTAAAATVTTAPKSQSEPIVIDDEEDSEQRASSSPSSSSLVPGPDGSALSSTEPDSEIKIASVTTLGGTCSSEVALSSSIEAHDQEGMNLKITSVTSLKADGVTASSLGEEEEEATENGLQISSAFSLNPDAQQNQGPASRPSPTFNPGRATSATQPVQNGETGAHQRPDSWISQSASFPRNQKQPGVDSPSPAASLPKPPGQSSSGSQQTPPQPRTMKVTCANCKKPLKKGQTAYQRKGSSHLFCSTTCLSAFSHKPTPKKSCTMCKKDITSMKGTIVAQVDTSESFQEFCSTGCLAAYENRQNPPKNVLKTKCTVCGKLTEIRHEVSFKNVTHKICSDACFNRYRMANGLIMNCCEQCGNYLPSRATANHFLLIDGQQKRFCSQNCTRDYKQANGKMTQCTGCKTMCRSFEVTQGIGPSGTMEPYCSTGCLTKTKIASVVQIPEPSCHFCKRNALPQYQTTLPEGKVLNFCSSQCVTKFQSAATQTSPNGQLPSPAASVQLKCSYCRGSFSLKPETLEWEDKVYQFCSKTCCEDYKKLHCIVTFCEYCQEEKTLHETVKFSGVKRPFCSEGCKLLFKQDFARRLGLKCVTCNHCTQMCKKSITKQMDGVSRDFCSDTCAKKFHDWYYKAARCDCCKLQGNLTESVQWRAEMKHFCDQQCLLRFYCQQNQPNMATQKGPENTLLGFAGQTHTSKLTLINQGPVSYAGGGVLKDVKNKAVLCKPLTMTKATYCKPHMQSKPLQTEEDGLEGLVKELVPVPIPVPVYVPVPMNLYAQATPTPIAIPVPVPVPVFLPTTLQSAEQIVKTIDELKAKIPTDPLEADLLAMAEMIAEDDKKPDCSDMKCETSSGAVKRKRVKSESGSEEDEGEEEEEEDEEEDKYEPELDLEIDLPLASEPVPVLEGLDAEMGFTLPPVLADEREEAPRPVTRRRRGNKRRAVEEETSPCLSSCADASFPLDTRYGLNAWRRWAMTSPTQPDTDTKAVMSPTQPDTDTKGEELLRQVTPARLKGGLLSLSSAELNRALCWFVQQVRRPSGERYGPDSILYLCLSIQKYLQDKGRPDDLFNDPCYRLFGEELNRVLKDWQPSVLPDGSLWGRVEESCLWSSRQLGDHSASVLLRSLVYLNTKYFGLRTVEQHLRLSFANVYRPSTSKPHSHDTTVCIRVPSISQDQHEPTGSKRRRKEGGDSNFELDDSSRGSTHCPVRKQECRLYELYLSKCPESVRQRTDFFYVKSELSSDTEGALWFSSTPLEKRVLESVLTQVLLVKDIYRESSREEEGV